The DNA segment TCTAAAATAGTATACTGTTCTGTCGCAGTTCCATTATAATTTCCTTTCAGTATCTCTCTGCTGTCAGCATTGGGTCCTATTACTGCAACAGATTTAAGCTTCTCTTTCTTTAAAGGTAATATTCCATCATTTTTCAAAAGAACCATCGATTCCTCTGCTGCCTTCAGTGCTGCCTTATGATGCACGGGTGTATCATTTTCTTCATATGATATCTCATCATACTCTGTTTTCGAATCAAACATCCCCAAACGCATTCTTGTCATCATTACGTGACACACTGCCTGATCAATATCCTCTTCTTTCAAAAGCCCTTTTTCATACGCCTGTAGGATATATAGATAGATAGCACCACAATTTAAATCACATCCACTTTTTAATGCTAAGGCCGCAGATTCTATCGGATTATCTGTCACCCTATGGTGCATGTGAAAATCTTTTATCGCGCCACAGTCAGATACATAGTATCCCCGAAACCCCCATGTATTCCTGAGTAATCCCTGGATCAGCTGATAACTCCCGCATACAGGCTCTCCGTTTAGCCGATTATATCCTCCCATGACTCCTTCTGCTTTGCCTTCCTTAACACAGGCCTCGAATGCCGGGAAATAAGTCTCCGTCAAATCCTTCCTGCTCACTACACTGTCAAAAGAATGTCTGCCCTTTTCAGGACCGGAATGGGCCGCAAAATGTTTTACACACGCCGCCGATTTCAGTCTTTTTTTATCTCCTTGCAAGCCCTTAATATAGGATACTCCTAGTCTGGATGTAAGATAAGGGTCTTCCCCATAAGTTTCATGTCCTCTTCCCCATCGAGGGTCTCTGAATATGTTAATATTCGGGGACCAGAATGTCAGTCCCTTATATAATCCTCTGTCATTTTTTCTTGTCTGCTCGTTATACTTTGCTCTTCCCTCTGTGGCAACTATATCTCCAATAGTCTCCAGAAAATCGCTATCAAAGGATGCTGCAAGTCCTATCGGCTGAGGAAATACTGTAGCTGCCCCTGCCCTGGCAACTCCATGCAGGGCTTCATTCCACCAATTATAAAAAGGAATACCCAGACGTTTCACAGAAGAAGAATTGTGTCTTAACTGCGACGCCTTCTCTTCAAGTGTCATCTGATCTATAAGATCATCTACTCGTTCTTCATCACTAAGTGATTCATCGAAATATCGCCTATATTTTAGATCCTTTATCATGCTTACCACCCCTCTGCCTGATGCATAGGCTATGCCAGTTATTCCTCTGTCAATTCAAAAATAGCTTCCGTCTCTACAGGAATATTCCCCGGGAGAACATTGATCCCAATCGCTGACCGACTCGGCGCTTTTTCGATTCCAAACAAATCCACTAAAAGTTGTGAACCGCCGTTTGCCACAAACGGCTGCTCATAGAAGCTATTATCACTTGCCACAAAAGTCAGAATTTTTACGGGTTGTTTTACCTTGTTTAAATCTCCTATCTCAGACTCTAAAACCGAGAGTACATTCAACATTGAATTTCTGGAAATCTCCAATCCTTCTTCCTTTGTAAAATCTTTCCCCAAAACGCCTGTTACCGGTTTATCAATTACAGGTCCACATCCCGAAATATAAACCAGGTTTTTATCAAAACGTTTTGCCGGACTATAGATTCCCCCTTTTGCCGGCGCTTCCGGAAGTTTAATACCCAATTCTTTCATCTTTTCATAAATGTTACTCATTATTTATATCTCCTTGTGATTTAATAAATTTGCAGAATACCCCTTTTGTCTCTTACCATCTTGTAGTGCAATCTGACCGTCAACAAACACATAGGACAACCCCGTGCTTACTTTTTTCGAGTCTTCATAAGTCGCATGATCTACGAATTGTTCCGGCGAAAAGACATTTAGATCGGCAAAGTATCCTTCTTTTAGTAATCCTCTGTTTTTCAGATTCAGCCTTTTGGCGGGCATGTATGTCATCTTCTCTATCGCCTGTTCCATTGTAAAAATCTTTCTTTTGACGACATAGTCCTGAAGAAAGTGAGGAAATGTCCCATATAACCTTGGATGAGGACAATCACTGACTCCATATAAGGCGTCAGAAATCAACATTGAATATGGCAGTTTTGCAACTGTATCAACATCTTCCTGTGACATGCTCAGCAGAATAATTCCCACTTTTCCATTCTCATTTGCGAGAAGATCCGCCATCAAATATGCCGGGTCCTTATATCCTGCTTTTTCTGATGCTTCCTTGAAGTTCAATCCTACGAATCTTTGGTTTTCTTTCGTCAACACAGAGCTTATCAGAATCCTGTCCCAGCCTATTGCCGTCACCATATTATCCCAGCCCTGATGCTCCTGATACAAGGATGCTGACAATGCCTGCTTTCCACCGGCCGTTCCTATTTTAGAGAATGTAAGATTCATATCTTCTTCCATCAGGTCCGGAGGTATCAGACTGATCAAGGTCGTGGACCCGCCGCAATACGGATAAAAATCAACAGTTATATCCGATCCTGCATCCTGAGCTTTTTCAATAATATCAATCGCCTGATAAATATTTTTATTCCAGTTCTTTATTCCCGTTGCCTTGAAATGACTGATATTCAAGGCTATATCTGCCATTTTACAGATTTCAATAATTTCCTTCACTGATGGAAGCAGATTATCTCCTTCCCCTCTGATGTGGCAGAAAAGGGGACGTCCATATGGCGCTGCCGCTTGTAGAAGTTCTGCCATCTCTTCGGCAGACGAATAGCATTCTGGCTGATACATAATTCCAGACGATATACCGATGCATCCTGCATCCATTGCATTCTTTATATATTCTCTGGCTGCTGACATTTCCATATCAGAAAAAGGCTTTTTCCCATAACCCTTGACAGCTGCTTTCACAGCTCCAATACCCTGATAACATCCTACATGCAGCGGCATATCTTTTTCTTTCAGCATCCCCATATAGGTTCCGTAATTTTCCACCCACATGTCAGGAGGTGCAACTCCAAGACAAGGCTCAACAAAATTACAAACTTCCTCTTTATAACTCTTCGTACAGGGGAAAATCCCCAAACCGCAATTACCGCCTACCACACTTGTCAGGCCCTGAGAAAGTTCCAGCGTTCCAAAATCTTCATCATAAAGTGCAGCCAGGTCACAGTGTCTGTGAGTATCAATAAACCCTGGTGATACTATTTTACCTCCTGCATCAATATGTACTGCATCAAGTTCATGACTGAATCCTTTCGAATATTTCGACCTGTCTATGATTTTTTCAATAATTTTTCCATCAATCATGATGTCACCCAGATAGGATTCGCTTCCTGAGCCGTCACATATTTTGGCATTGTGAATGATATATCTCATATTCCTTTACCTCCAGGCATTACGCCTATACTAACATCCCCCTGGCTTTTACAACTTCCTTTTGCAGACAATCCCCATAGTCTATATATACCGAATTTTGCATGTTTATGGCAGTGCAGACATGGATGGGTACCAATACAATCGTATCTCCGACTTTTAAACCAGTCTCGCCCTTTTTGCTTGTAATAATACCATGTTCCTCATTCATTCTGCGCAGCTGAAGGTCGTCGTTTCCCTCTATCAGTGCATATCCCGGATAGTAATATGGCTCAGTGTCCAACATGATATCCATGGGAAATGTTTTTGTTCCTCCATCAATAACAGCATATTCTTTGCACGGCGTACTGACCACAGTAGCATAATATCTCACTGCAATTTCATCAAAAGAAGCCGCTCCTTCTTTACAAAGCATAAAGTCTTTAAAAATATAAGTTCCCGGCCGTATCTCTGTTACTTTTCCAGTTTTCGCCACCTCCTCTCCTGTCGGAGTGGAACCAGCGCTAATTTCTTTAATATTTATCCCTGCTGCCAATATGTTTTTGGTTAGCAATTCCATCAACTCGCCTTCCTCTTTACCTGCAATCACCTTATCCTGTGTCGGTTTATCTTTATAGACTAAACTCTTAAACGTATAGATTCCCGTCAATTCCAGATTTGAAAGCTTTGCAATTTCTTTTGCAAGTTCGACTGCCCGTTCTCTCACAACTCCCGTTCTTTTGGCTCCAGTATCCACCTCCATGCGCACTTCCAGTCGAACCCTTGCATTTTTTGCCGCTTCATTTAAGGGAATTGCACACTCCATACTATCCACCGCCAAGATTAATCTTTTAACTTTTTTCAGCAGTGAAATTGCCCTTTTGATTTTAACCTTTCCAATCAACGGGTAGGCAATAAATATATCATCGATTCCACCCTCTGCCATAACTTCAGCTTCGGAGACTTTGGCACATGTAATTCCATCGGCTCCTGCTGCGATCTGCATCCTGGCAAACAGCGGCATTTTGTGCGTTTTAATATGTGGTCTTAATTTGCATCCGTAAAGTGAAGCTGTTTCCTGCATTTTGCGAATATTCTCTTTTGTTTTTCCCATGTCGATCACAATACATGGGGTTTCCAATTCATTCAGCCATTCTTTTTTCATCGCATTCACCTTAATAGCTATCTGCTACACTCTTAATTTTCAGTTGCTTCTTGATACCATCTGCAGTTATATCATCAGGCAGTTCTTCCTTCATTACCTCAATCACGACTCCATCTTTAGCTGTGATATCAAAATAATTATCCGTGAACACACAGTCTGTCTGTTCCAGGTATACTTCCACATAATTAGCAAATGTATCCGCTTTCACTGATATGATAAATCTGTCTTTTCTTTCCCAAACCTCTGCCTGATAGGTTGGTACCTGATACTTAAAATATTTCGGTTTCACAAACATGGTCGTTCCTGTACTCACATACCTGTTGCCTTCCTTTAGCCTGTATCTGGCAAACACATGCCGCTTCATTTCCTCATCCTTGATCCATCTGGAGAAATCAACCATCTTAACCGACTGCATATCGAATGCATTTGAAGTGGTCTCTATTTTTTCTTCATGCAAAATTGAAAAATCCGCATTTAAAAGAGCAATTTCTAACGTTGCATCTCTGGGTTGAAAGGATTCATTGAGAATATAATATGTAATTTTCGTACTTAGTTCTTCTTCCTCACACGCACTGGCCATATATCGGGCGTAGAATCGCCTGGCTCCATAGTGAAGAGCCTTCCATCTTCCATAGTAGTCTATGCTCGACCAGGAGGCCACCGGCCAGCAATCATTTAACTGCCAGTAGATAGAGCCCATGCATCTTCCCCAGTTTCTTCTCCAATGTTCAACACCATATTGAATTGCCTTCAGCTGTAATATTTGAGAGATATAAGCTATATTTTCCAAATCTTTCGGATATTTATAATATTCGGATATATAAGAAAAAATCTTTGTATTGGCCTTCCCATTCTTCTGATGAGATTCCATCACCTCACTGAAAATATTTCTATCTTCTTCAAGAGTAAAGCTCTCAATTGTCTTTTTATGAGGGAAAGATTGGAATCCAAATTCAGAACAAAAGCGGAAGTAAGCATTCCTATACTCAGTAAATGGTTTGTTAGAATGCCATACCTCCCAGTAATGATTATCTCCTCTGTTCCAGTCGTTTGGATCATCAAAGGAACCTCCGGATGAGGGCGAAGACAGCCAATAAAAAGTCTGGTCATCATATTTTCTTACCTCCCTTGGCAAGAGCATCTCAAAGATTTTGATATAATCAGCTTTATATTTCTCACGATGTCCCTTCAGACGGCCGCCTCCATTCCAAAGCCACTCCATCTCATTGTTTCCGCACCAGAGGGCAAGACAGGCGTGATGACGAATTCTTTTTACCTGATCTCTCGTTTCTGCGAGAATATTTACTTCAAATTCATTGTTCAAGTCATACACATTACACGCAAACATCAGATCCTGCCATACCAAAATCCCATATTTGTCACACATGTCATATAAAAAATTCTCCGGATAATATCCGCCGCCCCACACACGAATGCAATTGAAATTGGCCGTCGCGCAGTCTTTTATCAATTGCTCAGTTCTCTCCTTAGTAATTCTTGAGAGAATGTTATCCTCAGGTATATAATTAGCACCCATACCGAATATTTTCTGTCCATTAATTACATATGCAAATTCATTTCCCCACTCATCTTCTTTGGTACTTACTGTAATTGTGCGAAGACCAATCTTGTATTCACGTTTATCCAAAATCTGATCATTCCCCAGCAAAAAGATTTCTGTTTTATACAGTGGCTGCTCGCCATATCCATTCGGCCACCACAATTTTGGTTCCGGAATCTGGATATTTACATGGCCTGCGGTTGTTCCTTTCATCGTTTGTTCAAAAGTTCTTCCTTTTGGCTCTGTAATACGTACCTCTATTTCTGTATTGGTAAGATCTGTTCCAAACGTTCTTATGGGACAGTCAATCTCCACTGTCACCATGTTGTTCTCATGTTTCTGGCAAATATATATATCCCGGAATTTTGCCCCATGAAAAGTTTCCAGATAGACTTCTCTGAAAATTCCCATATCCGGCAGCTGAGGTCCCCAGTCCCAGCCAAACATATAATGTGCTTTTCTTAAACTACCGTTTCCCGCCATAGATCCCGTAGACGTATACGTTATATCACTGTTTTTGTCTTTTTGTTCGATGTACGCGATTGGAGAATGAAGATATACTTTCAGATCATTCTCCCTTTTTGCCCTGGATTTCAGATCGAAACGCCAGGTTCTATGCATATCCTTTACGTTCTCCAGAAGCTCATCATTTACATATATGTCCGCAATTGTATCAATTCCTTCAAATACCAGGTTTATCTCATCCGAAGAAAGGATTTCATCCGTCAGTGAAAAATGGCAGCTATACACATAATCCTTACGAAACAACTCTTTCACCTTATACTCATTGATTCTCCAATAAGGATCTTCTGTCATGTTGTCGGCCAGCATTTGTGATAATACACTTCCAGGTACGTCCGCATCTATTTCTTCTTCCCATTTTGGGGACCTTAACTTCCATGTCCCATCTAAACTCAATCTGTTCTTCATACCGCCCTCTCTGGTTCTTATGCCTTTAATCCTGATGTGGAAATTCCCTCTACAAAGTTTCTCTGGAAAATAAGGAAAAAGATAATTACCGGAATAACAAAAAGTGTTGCGGCTGCCATCAGATGGGTCCAATCCGTTGAAAAAGATCCCAGAAACTGCTGCAAACCTAAGGACAGTGTCAGTTTCTCTGTTTTATTAATATAAATTAAAGGTGCCAGATAATCGGACCATGCCGCAATAAAGGATTGAATTCCAACTGTAGTAAGGGCAGGCTTTGAGAGTGGAAGTGCAATGCTTATATAGCGCTTTAATTCGCCGGCTCCATCAATCTTTGCCGCTTCCATAAGAGAATTCGGCAATCCCTGAAAAAATTGTCTCATTATAATAATATAGAACGGGCTTCCACAAAACATAGGCACAATCAGGGGCAGATAGGTGTTCGTCAAGCCCAGATTGTTCCAGATTTTATAAAGCGGAATCATAGTCACCGTATATGGAATCATCATAGTTCCCATAATAAGACTGGAAATAAACGTACTGCCTCTCCATTTGATTTTTGCCAGAGAGTAGGCAATCAGTGGTGTTGATAAAAGCTGTCCTGCCACCGAAAACACTGTTATTAAAATTGTATTTTTCAAGTATTTCAGATAAGGGATCTTTTGCATTGCCTCCGGATAATTATCCCATATAATCTTCCTCGGAAACAACTTCACCGGAAGTTGAAAAGCATCCGCATTTGTCTTTAAGGAAGTTGTTACCATAATTAAAAATGGTGAAAAAAAGATAACACATAATAGGACTATTAATATGGTAACGGGGATTTTCTTTAACTTCTTTTTATAATATGCATTCGTTCTTTTCATATTATTCATCTCCTGCTCCATTTTCAGCGACCTTATTGGTCAATTTAATCATAACAAATGTCATGATACTTACGGCAATAAAAAGCAGCCAGGCCATCGCAGACGCTCTTCCCATCTTCATATACGAAAATGCAGTGTTAAACAGATACAACGGATACATCAAGATAGAATTTGCAGGACCTCCTCCTGCGTTACTGGCTCCTCCGCCGCTGCTGGCATTAATGATTACGTATACTTGTGTAAAATACTGAAAAGCATTGATAATATTCAAAATTGCCTGATAGACAAGTACAGATGCCACACATGGAAGTGTTATCTTAAAAAACCGCTGGAATGCATTGGCCCCGTCCAGCTCAGCAGCTTCATAATAGCTTCTGGGAACATCCTGAAGTGCTGCCAGACATATCAGCATTGTCGTACCGGTACACCATGTCCCCATCAATACAAGTGCCCATTTTGTATAAGACGGATCCATCAGCCAGGATGGACCATTGATTCCAAACATACCGAGCACTCTGTTAATATAACCATAGGTCGGATCGAACATCCAGATCCACACCATAGTTGCTGCAATCATAGGTATTACAGAGGGCATAAAAAAGACAGTTCTTGCTGCCCCTCTTCCCTTGAATTTCCTGTTCAGTAATGTTGCAAGGAACAATGCAACAAATAAATTCACAGGTGTTGAAACAAAAGCCATAAATAATGTGTTTTTTAAACTTTTAAAAACAAGCGGATCGTGAAAAATATATTTGAAATTTTTCAATCCAACCCATGTTGGATCCTTCACTGGATTAAATTCCGTAAAGCTATAATAAAATGATGTAAACAATGGAATAATGCTAAAACAAATAAATCCAATAATCCATGGCAGCGCAAATAGCAGTCCATTACGTGTATCTCGTCTGGTGTATCTTTTCTTATTGACACTGACTTTATTTTTCATCTTCAATTCATACCTCCTATCGCAAAAGAGGTAGTATAATTCCTACACTCCCGTTTCTTCTTTTTTAAGATTCTTATGTGCCCAAAAATTGCTTTGAGGAAATTTTTGGGCACACTTAAACCTATTCTTCTAATAATTTTGTCTGTTCTGTCAACTCTTTCATGGCATCTTCTGGTGTTTTAATACCGTTATACACATAATCCAGATACTCATCAATCAGTGATGTATATTTGGCCAGATCTGCAATCTTAGGATACTGGATTCCATTTTCCTTCTTTAATGCCTCTATAAATACATCATAGTTTTGCATTGCCAGCATATCTTTATCATCATATAAATCCAGTTTCGTCGGAAGGTTTCCGATCGCCATCAATGTTTCTTTTGTGGAATCAGAATCCGTGAAAAATTTAGCGAATTCCCAGGCGCCTTCTTTGTTGTTGGCAACAACCGGTATTGCAAGGCTATTCGTCTCATATCGGCTTGTCCCCTGCAAATCCGGGTTTTCTTCTGTCCCAGGTGTTAATGCCACATCATAATTCACATCCGGACCCCAATCAGCCGCCATCGTTGCCAGCCAGGGACCATCAAACCGGAATAATTGTTTTCCTGCAAAAAACATATCGTTTTCTGTATAGCGGTTGGTATTTGCAGAGGCTACAAAAGCCTGTACTTTCTCTATGCCATATTTTTCACGGAATTTCATGTTCATATTCAAACTGTCCAAAATCAACGGATCATCTGGTGTCAGTGTTTTTCCATCATCGGACCACCATTTTCCTCCAAAGGAATATACTAATTCCTGCCTTGCAGATGCCAAAGGAAATAATGGATATCCCAGACGGGTGATATTACCACTCTCATCAACCTGAGTCGCTTTTTCTGCCATCTCATAGAGCTCTTCCATAGTCTTTGGCGGCTCGGA comes from the Blautia liquoris genome and includes:
- a CDS encoding RidA family protein, which codes for MSNIYEKMKELGIKLPEAPAKGGIYSPAKRFDKNLVYISGCGPVIDKPVTGVLGKDFTKEEGLEISRNSMLNVLSVLESEIGDLNKVKQPVKILTFVASDNSFYEQPFVANGGSQLLVDLFGIEKAPSRSAIGINVLPGNIPVETEAIFELTEE
- a CDS encoding beta-mannosidase translates to MKNRLSLDGTWKLRSPKWEEEIDADVPGSVLSQMLADNMTEDPYWRINEYKVKELFRKDYVYSCHFSLTDEILSSDEINLVFEGIDTIADIYVNDELLENVKDMHRTWRFDLKSRAKRENDLKVYLHSPIAYIEQKDKNSDITYTSTGSMAGNGSLRKAHYMFGWDWGPQLPDMGIFREVYLETFHGAKFRDIYICQKHENNMVTVEIDCPIRTFGTDLTNTEIEVRITEPKGRTFEQTMKGTTAGHVNIQIPEPKLWWPNGYGEQPLYKTEIFLLGNDQILDKREYKIGLRTITVSTKEDEWGNEFAYVINGQKIFGMGANYIPEDNILSRITKERTEQLIKDCATANFNCIRVWGGGYYPENFLYDMCDKYGILVWQDLMFACNVYDLNNEFEVNILAETRDQVKRIRHHACLALWCGNNEMEWLWNGGGRLKGHREKYKADYIKIFEMLLPREVRKYDDQTFYWLSSPSSGGSFDDPNDWNRGDNHYWEVWHSNKPFTEYRNAYFRFCSEFGFQSFPHKKTIESFTLEEDRNIFSEVMESHQKNGKANTKIFSYISEYYKYPKDLENIAYISQILQLKAIQYGVEHWRRNWGRCMGSIYWQLNDCWPVASWSSIDYYGRWKALHYGARRFYARYMASACEEEELSTKITYYILNESFQPRDATLEIALLNADFSILHEEKIETTSNAFDMQSVKMVDFSRWIKDEEMKRHVFARYRLKEGNRYVSTGTTMFVKPKYFKYQVPTYQAEVWERKDRFIISVKADTFANYVEVYLEQTDCVFTDNYFDITAKDGVVIEVMKEELPDDITADGIKKQLKIKSVADSY
- a CDS encoding N-acyl-D-amino-acid deacylase family protein; the encoded protein is MRYIIHNAKICDGSGSESYLGDIMIDGKIIEKIIDRSKYSKGFSHELDAVHIDAGGKIVSPGFIDTHRHCDLAALYDEDFGTLELSQGLTSVVGGNCGLGIFPCTKSYKEEVCNFVEPCLGVAPPDMWVENYGTYMGMLKEKDMPLHVGCYQGIGAVKAAVKGYGKKPFSDMEMSAAREYIKNAMDAGCIGISSGIMYQPECYSSAEEMAELLQAAAPYGRPLFCHIRGEGDNLLPSVKEIIEICKMADIALNISHFKATGIKNWNKNIYQAIDIIEKAQDAGSDITVDFYPYCGGSTTLISLIPPDLMEEDMNLTFSKIGTAGGKQALSASLYQEHQGWDNMVTAIGWDRILISSVLTKENQRFVGLNFKEASEKAGYKDPAYLMADLLANENGKVGIILLSMSQEDVDTVAKLPYSMLISDALYGVSDCPHPRLYGTFPHFLQDYVVKRKIFTMEQAIEKMTYMPAKRLNLKNRGLLKEGYFADLNVFSPEQFVDHATYEDSKKVSTGLSYVFVDGQIALQDGKRQKGYSANLLNHKEI
- a CDS encoding carbohydrate ABC transporter permease, which gives rise to MKRTNAYYKKKLKKIPVTILIVLLCVIFFSPFLIMVTTSLKTNADAFQLPVKLFPRKIIWDNYPEAMQKIPYLKYLKNTILITVFSVAGQLLSTPLIAYSLAKIKWRGSTFISSLIMGTMMIPYTVTMIPLYKIWNNLGLTNTYLPLIVPMFCGSPFYIIIMRQFFQGLPNSLMEAAKIDGAGELKRYISIALPLSKPALTTVGIQSFIAAWSDYLAPLIYINKTEKLTLSLGLQQFLGSFSTDWTHLMAAATLFVIPVIIFFLIFQRNFVEGISTSGLKA
- a CDS encoding alanine racemase, which gives rise to MKKEWLNELETPCIVIDMGKTKENIRKMQETASLYGCKLRPHIKTHKMPLFARMQIAAGADGITCAKVSEAEVMAEGGIDDIFIAYPLIGKVKIKRAISLLKKVKRLILAVDSMECAIPLNEAAKNARVRLEVRMEVDTGAKRTGVVRERAVELAKEIAKLSNLELTGIYTFKSLVYKDKPTQDKVIAGKEEGELMELLTKNILAAGINIKEISAGSTPTGEEVAKTGKVTEIRPGTYIFKDFMLCKEGAASFDEIAVRYYATVVSTPCKEYAVIDGGTKTFPMDIMLDTEPYYYPGYALIEGNDDLQLRRMNEEHGIITSKKGETGLKVGDTIVLVPIHVCTAINMQNSVYIDYGDCLQKEVVKARGMLV
- a CDS encoding carbohydrate ABC transporter permease; this encodes MKNKVSVNKKRYTRRDTRNGLLFALPWIIGFICFSIIPLFTSFYYSFTEFNPVKDPTWVGLKNFKYIFHDPLVFKSLKNTLFMAFVSTPVNLFVALFLATLLNRKFKGRGAARTVFFMPSVIPMIAATMVWIWMFDPTYGYINRVLGMFGINGPSWLMDPSYTKWALVLMGTWCTGTTMLICLAALQDVPRSYYEAAELDGANAFQRFFKITLPCVASVLVYQAILNIINAFQYFTQVYVIINASSGGGASNAGGGPANSILMYPLYLFNTAFSYMKMGRASAMAWLLFIAVSIMTFVMIKLTNKVAENGAGDE
- a CDS encoding ABC transporter substrate-binding protein; this translates as MKKKVIAGFLAVVLAMGTFAGCGGTDGKTNENSGKKAENSKDTSGKKEKVVFWYSHTSEEGKAFEEAIQAFNESQDKYEVEGLSAMDKQKIIVALSGSDAPDVVEVTNQDIISYAKSGLIESVSDLAKEDGYDANSIFAKQALESNTIDDTLYALPFAAQIIQMFYNKDILKEIGYSEPPKTMEELYEMAEKATQVDESGNITRLGYPLFPLASARQELVYSFGGKWWSDDGKTLTPDDPLILDSLNMNMKFREKYGIEKVQAFVASANTNRYTENDMFFAGKQLFRFDGPWLATMAADWGPDVNYDVALTPGTEENPDLQGTSRYETNSLAIPVVANNKEGAWEFAKFFTDSDSTKETLMAIGNLPTKLDLYDDKDMLAMQNYDVFIEALKKENGIQYPKIADLAKYTSLIDEYLDYVYNGIKTPEDAMKELTEQTKLLEE
- a CDS encoding glycoside hydrolase family 3 C-terminal domain-containing protein — protein: MIKDLKYRRYFDESLSDEERVDDLIDQMTLEEKASQLRHNSSSVKRLGIPFYNWWNEALHGVARAGAATVFPQPIGLAASFDSDFLETIGDIVATEGRAKYNEQTRKNDRGLYKGLTFWSPNINIFRDPRWGRGHETYGEDPYLTSRLGVSYIKGLQGDKKRLKSAACVKHFAAHSGPEKGRHSFDSVVSRKDLTETYFPAFEACVKEGKAEGVMGGYNRLNGEPVCGSYQLIQGLLRNTWGFRGYYVSDCGAIKDFHMHHRVTDNPIESAALALKSGCDLNCGAIYLYILQAYEKGLLKEEDIDQAVCHVMMTRMRLGMFDSKTEYDEISYEENDTPVHHKAALKAAEESMVLLKNDGILPLKKEKLKSVAVIGPNADSREILKGNYNGTATEQYTILEGIRREVGEKVRIYYSEGSHLYRENVEALAETNDRISEAVSMAERSDVVFLCLGLDTRLEGEEGDANNSYAGADKKDLEFPKAQKDLMEAVCGIGKPVIFIISTGSAMNLTYAEEYGNAILQTWYPGQMGGIAAANILFGNVVPSGKLPVTFYHSAEELPDFEVYSMKNRTYRFMEHEALYPFGYGLSYGKFVYKDLQVEKGKWDERETICVKVNVTNISGYDCDEIVQIYVKLMGSPLAVLNHSLVQFQRIALRQGETKAVSLNVKTECFQIVSEEGRREWEETDTIIYAGGSQPDERSIFLTKQRPLEVTVRAEDRF